A region of Streptomyces sp. NBC_01750 DNA encodes the following proteins:
- a CDS encoding class I SAM-dependent methyltransferase produces the protein MAEQGMDHGYLLDNQQSEAGIRFGALAELFDPVTFRHIDRIGITKGMRCWEVGAGGPSVPAGLAERVGAAGQVVCTDIDVSWARDAASDVVEVLRHDVAADPPPPGGFDLVHARLVLVHVVDRAGALRRMVQALRPGGVLLLEDADPGLQPLLCPDESGPEQRLANRLRSGFRELMAARGADLSYGRTLPRVLREAGLRDVQADAYFPITSPACTVLEAATVRQIRGRLVAAGIATDEDIDRHLSNVATGQLDLATAPMVSAWGRRT, from the coding sequence ATGGCCGAGCAGGGCATGGACCACGGGTATCTGCTCGACAACCAGCAGTCGGAGGCGGGCATCCGATTCGGCGCGCTGGCCGAGCTGTTCGATCCGGTGACGTTCCGGCACATCGACCGGATCGGCATCACCAAGGGCATGCGGTGCTGGGAGGTCGGGGCCGGCGGCCCCTCCGTTCCTGCGGGCCTTGCCGAGCGTGTCGGAGCCGCGGGGCAGGTGGTCTGCACCGACATTGATGTGTCCTGGGCCCGGGACGCCGCCTCCGATGTCGTCGAAGTCCTGCGCCACGACGTTGCGGCCGATCCTCCGCCGCCGGGTGGTTTCGACCTGGTGCACGCCCGGCTGGTCCTGGTGCATGTCGTCGACCGCGCCGGGGCGCTGCGCCGCATGGTCCAGGCGCTGCGACCCGGTGGTGTGCTGCTCCTGGAGGATGCCGATCCAGGGCTGCAGCCTTTGCTGTGCCCGGACGAGTCGGGCCCCGAGCAGCGGCTGGCCAACCGTCTCCGGTCCGGGTTCCGTGAACTCATGGCGGCACGCGGTGCCGATCTCTCGTACGGCCGGACACTGCCCCGGGTGCTGCGCGAAGCCGGCCTGCGCGATGTACAGGCGGATGCCTACTTCCCGATCACCTCGCCGGCTTGCACCGTTCTTGAGGCAGCGACCGTCCGGCAGATCCGTGGCCGACTCGTGGCGGCGGGGATCGCGACCGACGAGGATATCGACCGCCACTTGTCGAACGTCGCCACCGGACAACTCGATCTGGCGACGGCCCCGATGGTCTCCGCCTGGGGTCGCCGCACGTAA
- a CDS encoding PaaI family thioesterase codes for MSGRSGLFWDAVDGRSPLPRAAATLGLEFIDADVDNGTIRLAFNATEDFTNPTGNVLGAFLAAMLYDTVGPALLATLQPDQFQSTMELKVSFLRPVRPGRLLGNGRVVHRVGDIAHLEASLSDSDDMVIATASATARVIPLSGAGTAA; via the coding sequence ATGAGCGGACGATCCGGCCTGTTTTGGGATGCGGTGGACGGGCGCTCGCCGTTGCCGCGTGCGGCGGCCACCCTGGGGTTGGAATTCATCGACGCGGACGTCGACAACGGTACGATTCGTCTGGCGTTCAACGCGACCGAGGACTTCACCAATCCGACGGGTAACGTGCTGGGGGCCTTTCTCGCCGCGATGCTCTACGACACGGTCGGCCCTGCTCTTCTCGCCACACTCCAGCCCGACCAGTTTCAGTCCACCATGGAGCTCAAGGTGTCTTTCCTCCGCCCGGTCCGCCCCGGGCGGCTCCTCGGGAACGGCCGCGTGGTGCATCGGGTGGGCGATATCGCCCACCTGGAAGCGTCGCTGTCCGACTCGGACGACATGGTGATCGCAACCGCCAGCGCCACGGCTCGCGTTATCCCTCTCAGCGGCGCGGGAACCGCGGCGTGA
- a CDS encoding long-chain-fatty-acid--CoA ligase produces MPSPNANLTAILVDSAARHPDRPAVRLDSATLRYAELDEASARAASLLRSAGVHAGDRVGLMLPNLPAFAVLYYGILRAGAVVVPMNPLLKAREVEYHLRDSAASLLFAPHEVDGALRGAESAGTPHFAVPADGFGGLLASHDPEWDVASRKPSDTAVILYTSGTTGRPKGAELTHDNLARNTEVTRTTLLHLTETDVVFGGLPLFHAFGQVVGLNCAVAAGACLTLLPRFDAAKALKIIERDRVTAFIGVPTMYGALLAAAGHADTASLRVCVSGGAALPVEILHAFEAAFGCAVLEGYGLSETSPVACFNHPGRPRRPGTIGTPILGVEMRVLDPDGSEVADGTAGEIAVRGHNVMKGYWRRPEATAEAIPDGWLRTGDIGIRDPDGCFRIVDRKKDLIIRGGLNVYPREIEEVLYEHPAVAEAAVLGVPHPTHGEEVAAVVTLKPGSDAGADALREFVKFRVAAYKYPRMVRIVDALPKSATGKILKREITLSPN; encoded by the coding sequence ATGCCCAGCCCCAACGCCAACCTCACCGCGATCCTGGTGGACTCCGCGGCGCGTCACCCCGACCGCCCCGCTGTCCGACTCGACAGTGCCACCCTGAGGTACGCCGAACTCGACGAAGCGAGTGCGCGAGCCGCGTCCCTCCTGCGCAGCGCCGGGGTGCACGCGGGCGACCGGGTCGGCCTGATGCTGCCGAACCTGCCCGCGTTCGCCGTCCTGTACTACGGCATCCTGCGCGCAGGGGCCGTCGTGGTGCCGATGAATCCGCTGCTGAAGGCGCGCGAGGTGGAGTATCACCTGCGCGACTCCGCGGCCTCACTTCTGTTCGCACCGCACGAGGTCGACGGCGCGCTCCGGGGCGCCGAGTCCGCCGGAACGCCGCACTTCGCGGTGCCGGCGGACGGGTTCGGTGGGCTCCTGGCGAGCCACGACCCGGAGTGGGACGTGGCCTCCCGAAAGCCGTCCGACACGGCAGTGATCCTCTACACATCAGGTACGACGGGCCGGCCCAAGGGTGCCGAGCTCACCCACGACAACCTGGCGCGCAATACCGAGGTCACCCGCACCACGCTGTTGCACCTCACCGAGACCGACGTGGTCTTCGGCGGTCTGCCGCTCTTCCACGCCTTCGGGCAGGTCGTCGGACTCAACTGCGCCGTCGCCGCCGGAGCCTGCCTGACCCTGCTGCCCCGCTTCGACGCCGCCAAGGCCCTGAAGATCATCGAACGGGACCGGGTCACCGCGTTCATCGGTGTGCCAACCATGTACGGCGCCCTGCTTGCCGCGGCAGGTCACGCGGACACCGCCTCGCTGCGGGTGTGCGTCTCCGGCGGAGCCGCCCTGCCGGTAGAGATCCTGCACGCCTTCGAGGCGGCCTTCGGCTGCGCCGTCCTCGAGGGCTACGGACTGTCCGAGACCTCCCCGGTCGCCTGCTTCAACCATCCCGGCCGCCCCCGCCGTCCAGGCACCATCGGCACCCCGATTCTCGGTGTCGAGATGCGGGTGCTCGACCCGGACGGCAGTGAGGTGGCGGACGGCACCGCCGGAGAGATCGCCGTCCGCGGGCACAACGTCATGAAGGGTTACTGGCGCAGGCCCGAGGCCACCGCCGAGGCCATCCCGGACGGCTGGCTGCGCACCGGCGACATCGGCATCCGCGACCCCGACGGCTGCTTCCGGATTGTGGACCGCAAGAAGGACCTCATCATCCGCGGCGGTCTCAACGTCTACCCGCGGGAGATCGAGGAGGTCCTGTACGAGCATCCGGCCGTGGCCGAGGCCGCCGTCCTTGGCGTACCGCACCCCACCCACGGGGAGGAGGTCGCCGCCGTGGTCACCCTCAAACCCGGCAGCGACGCGGGAGCGGATGCACTCCGCGAGTTCGTCAAGTTCCGTGTCGCCGCCTACAAGTACCCTCGCATGGTCCGGATCGTCGACGCCCTGCCCAAAAGTGCCACCGGCAAGATCCTCAAGCGCGAGATCACGCTTTCGCCGAACTGA
- a CDS encoding DUF6069 family protein: MTATSTRPATPSLRRHAYAVGGAVLATALLWTAARSLGVELRVDARNGRPPQVVGLPLVAGSTLVVSLLASATRKWLDRLTDRASTVWTRLAVTVLLVSLAPMTYVQASGSAKATLALMHLAVAAVLVPLLARANGDRPGKQQHARNNQSIR; encoded by the coding sequence ATGACCGCCACATCCACCCGCCCAGCCACCCCGAGCCTCCGCCGCCACGCATACGCGGTCGGCGGCGCCGTCCTGGCCACAGCCCTGCTGTGGACCGCAGCCCGCAGCCTGGGCGTCGAACTTCGCGTCGATGCCCGCAACGGACGACCGCCCCAGGTCGTCGGCCTGCCCCTCGTCGCCGGCAGCACGCTCGTCGTCTCCCTGCTCGCCTCAGCGACGCGAAAGTGGCTGGACCGGTTGACCGACCGGGCCTCGACCGTCTGGACCCGACTGGCCGTCACCGTGTTGCTCGTGTCGCTCGCGCCCATGACGTACGTCCAGGCATCCGGCAGTGCAAAGGCCACGCTCGCGTTGATGCACCTGGCCGTCGCCGCCGTACTCGTTCCGCTCCTGGCCCGCGCAAACGGCGATCGGCCCGGAAAGCAGCAGCACGCCAGAAACAACCAATCGATCCGTTGA
- a CDS encoding CocE/NonD family hydrolase, whose amino-acid sequence MARFKAAGLEPGQRQLNGPQTTGRQYHNLSQALHGTTREDNVPVPVRDGTQLLADIHRPDADGRFPALIAAAPYPRQLQDLGAPAAVIEAGASDFWVPRGYAHVIANLRGTVGSGGTYTFFDEQERKDLFDVVEWVAGQPWCDGNVGMIGISYYAMSQMEAATQRPPHLKALFPFNVTVQVREAAYHNGLFSDAFITPWIHALGVLSAHGDRLYRKGLSRLLRRLLAIPVIHRRFRHTDGVQATRGLQLISRFRHDAHPWNALLNAVATEHPTRDAWWDERDLTGLLAGVDIPVYLGGEWSNVALHLTGLFDAWDALAHNPHVRMAMLGDHSLPWPWESMHIEALAWFDHWLKGRDTGILEGPAIRYWLPGAEQWRTADSWPPPATHIALALNADGSLTADEQPGERSYATDGANAVPGQLSWTSSPLSHDIDMVGHPELRLTATSSATDTAWILLLQDVGPDGKAADITQGWLRAGMRHVDEDASETGRPVLPMKARIPVPPGEPVDYRIPLVANARRFHRGHRIRLVLTSDDTRDDFQPMLLFSHAPVGIAGVNTVHSSSRLLLPILDGE is encoded by the coding sequence ATGGCCCGGTTCAAGGCCGCTGGGTTGGAGCCCGGTCAGCGTCAGCTCAACGGACCGCAGACCACCGGTCGTCAGTACCACAACCTGTCCCAGGCCCTCCACGGGACGACCCGCGAGGACAATGTGCCCGTCCCGGTCCGCGACGGTACCCAGCTCCTGGCCGACATTCACCGACCCGACGCGGACGGCAGGTTCCCCGCGCTCATCGCGGCGGCTCCCTATCCCCGCCAGCTCCAGGATCTGGGCGCTCCCGCAGCCGTCATCGAGGCCGGCGCCAGTGACTTCTGGGTGCCGCGCGGCTACGCCCATGTGATCGCCAACCTCCGCGGCACGGTCGGCTCGGGCGGCACCTACACCTTCTTCGACGAGCAGGAGCGCAAGGACCTGTTCGACGTGGTCGAGTGGGTCGCCGGGCAGCCATGGTGCGACGGGAACGTAGGAATGATCGGCATCAGCTACTACGCCATGAGCCAGATGGAGGCCGCCACCCAGCGCCCGCCCCACCTCAAGGCCCTGTTCCCCTTCAACGTCACGGTCCAGGTCCGGGAAGCCGCCTACCACAACGGCCTGTTCAGCGATGCTTTCATCACCCCCTGGATCCATGCGCTGGGCGTCCTGTCCGCCCACGGCGACCGCCTCTACCGCAAGGGCCTGTCCCGTCTCCTGCGCCGGCTTCTCGCCATCCCCGTCATCCACCGGCGGTTCCGCCACACCGACGGCGTCCAGGCGACTCGCGGCCTGCAGTTGATCAGCCGCTTCCGCCACGACGCCCACCCATGGAATGCCCTGTTGAACGCAGTGGCCACCGAGCACCCCACCCGGGACGCGTGGTGGGACGAGCGTGACCTGACCGGACTGCTTGCCGGTGTCGACATCCCCGTCTACCTCGGCGGCGAGTGGTCCAACGTCGCCCTCCACCTGACCGGCCTGTTCGATGCCTGGGACGCCCTCGCTCACAACCCGCACGTGCGCATGGCCATGCTCGGGGACCACAGCCTGCCTTGGCCATGGGAAAGCATGCACATCGAGGCCCTCGCCTGGTTCGACCACTGGCTCAAGGGCCGGGACACCGGCATTCTCGAAGGCCCTGCCATCCGCTACTGGCTGCCCGGGGCCGAACAGTGGCGCACCGCCGACTCCTGGCCCCCGCCGGCCACCCACATCGCCCTGGCACTCAATGCCGACGGCTCCCTCACGGCCGACGAGCAGCCGGGGGAGCGCAGTTACGCCACCGACGGCGCGAACGCCGTTCCCGGGCAGCTGAGTTGGACCAGTTCCCCCCTTTCCCACGACATCGATATGGTCGGCCACCCCGAACTACGGCTCACCGCCACCAGCAGCGCGACCGACACGGCATGGATCCTGCTCCTGCAAGACGTCGGCCCGGACGGCAAGGCCGCCGACATCACCCAGGGCTGGCTGCGCGCCGGCATGCGCCACGTCGATGAGGACGCGAGTGAGACGGGCAGGCCCGTCCTCCCGATGAAGGCGCGGATCCCCGTCCCTCCGGGCGAGCCGGTCGACTACCGCATCCCGCTGGTCGCCAACGCCCGCCGGTTCCACCGCGGGCACCGTATCCGGCTGGTCCTCACCAGCGACGACACCCGCGATGACTTCCAGCCCATGCTGCTGTTCAGCCACGCCCCCGTCGGGATCGCGGGCGTCAACACGGTGCACTCCAGTTCACGCCTGCTCCTTCCGATTTTGGACGGCGAATGA